CGGTTCTTATGACAACGCTTCCATCACCGACGAGTACCACACCCGCGGATATCAGTATGGATGGAACTACTACGACTCTGCAAACGCAATGCAGGAAGTTGTTATGGGTACCGTCAAGAAGGATGCGACCTTCGATTACGAACTTTCTTCACATTGGCGTACCGGAACTGTCAACGGCGGATTCAGATATGCTACCAGACTCGATAATGGAGACAATCTCTCTGCCAACGCCAACTACAACATGAAGAGCGAAATCCGTAAAGGAAGAAGCAACACATGGTACCGCGAGAACTGGAATCTGGCTGCGCATTACGACCATGCCAACAAGTTCATGGCTGACCTCGTACTCTCCGCCAACGGTTCAAACCGTTCTTATCCGGCAAAATGGGCGTTCTCCCCTACTCTGGGACTCGGCTGGATCTATGCCAACGCCCCTGAAGCAGGCTTCCTGAATTACGGTAAGCTCCGTCTCTCCGGTGGTATCCAGCATACCGACTATGTCCCTGAAAACGGTCTGTGGCTCGCAGCCTGGGACAACTCCCACGGACAGTTCTGGTATGGCCAGAATTTCGCAAGCTCAACCGGAGCATTCCTTACCCAGTTCCCTACCACTGATTTCAATCAGGAGGCTGCCTACAAGGCCAACCTCGGTACCGACCTGAGAATAGCCAACGTCCTCGACTTCACCGTCGATGTATTCTACCAGCAGAGACGCAATATTCTCGTAAGTGCCGCATCCCTCAACTCTGACGTTGTAGGTATCCAGTCTTCTTACGATGACAAGGGACGTGTGGCAAGCTACGGTATCGAGACCGGACTCCGCTATGCGAAGACCTTCAGCAACGGGCTCAACCTCAACTTCGGCGGAAACTTCTCATTCGTCAAGAGCGAGATTCTCGAGTGGATCGAGGCCCCTGCATTCCCTAACCTTTCCAGGATCGGAGAGCCTGCCGACGCTTCTCGCGGACTTGTAGCCATCGGATTCTTCCAGGATCAGGCTGACATCGACAACAGCCCTCTGCAGGAATTCGGCCAGGTCAAGGTCGGTGACATCAAGTACAAGGATGTCAACAATGACAATGTCATCAACGAGAACGACTTTGTCGCCATGGATCACGGCAATGCCTTCCCTGCTCTCAACTATGCTTTCAGTCTTGGTATGGAGTATAAGGGATTCGGTATCAACGCTACGTTCCAGGGCGCTGGCTGCCAGACCAAGAATCTCCTTGACGTCGATGGCGTATGGGGAGCTCTTTCTGACAACAGGAACCTCTCTCAGGAGTATTATGCCAACTGCTTCGACATTGCCGGAGCCAACGCCAAGTATCCTCGTCTCTCGACCGAGAAGACCGCCAATAACACCCAGCAATCTACCAACTGGTACCGCAACGTAAGCTGGTTCAAGCTTCGTGACTGCGAGGTCTACTACAAGCTTCCGAAGTCATTCCTCAACAGCGTCAAGGTTGCCGATGCCAAGGTATTCGTCCAGGGACAGAACCTTCTGTCTTTCGACAATATCCCTGCAATGGATGCAGAAAACCTCAATACCGGTTATCCAGTAATGAAGGCTATCAACGTGGGTCTTTCAGTAGTATTCTAATAAAGATTGAATTATGAAACTAGATAAAATAAGTTTATTCATTCTCGCCTGCGTCATCCCGGCTGCGTGCGTAGACCTCGACTATACCGAGGAAAACACACGTGACGAGGAATGGACCTACGAATACTACGAGAATGGTATAAAGAACATGGTATTCGATGTTTACGCCCAGGTCTACAACACCGAGTTCGATGATAACAGCGCTTACTTCCTTGCAGGTGCAACCGACGAGGCGCAGTACGCTCTCGAGACCGGGGCTGTAAACAACTACGTAAACGGAGGCTGGAGCGCAGCAAACCCATATTCACGTACATGGACGAAGTCCTATACTGCTATTGCGGACATATGTATGTATCTGGAGAAGATCGAGCAGACCGATATCTCGGACTGGAAGTACAACTCCAGCTATGAAATCTGGATCCAGCAGATGGAACTGTTCCCTTATGAACTCCGTTTCCTCAGGGCATACTTCTATTTCGAGTTGTTCAAGACTTATGGCGACGTTCCTCTGGTGACGACCACTCTTACAAACGCTCAGGCCAACAACATATCCCGCAACAAGTCTGAAGAAATCGTCGACTTCATCGTAAACGAAATCGATGCTGTCGCACCTCATCTTCCTCTGACTTATGCAGTTATCCCTGGCGGAGAGATCGGCCGCGCCACCCGTATCGCTGCTCTCGCTCTCAAGGCCCGCACGCTCCTCTATGCCGCATCACCTCTTTATAACAAGAATAATGACACGGCCAAGTGGGCCAAAGCGGCTGAAGCCTGCAAGGTCATCCTGGACAACGCCAACGCATGGGGCTTGAAGCTCAGCGATTATGGCGCTCTCTGGGGCCACGATGCATTCTTCAACCCTGAGATCATATTCGGACTCGGACGTGGTGAGAGCAACTCCTTCGAGATGGCCAACTATCCTGTCGGCGTCGAGAACGGTTCCTCAGGCAACTGCCCTACCCAGAGCTTCGTAGACCAGTATGAGTATCAGAGCAGCGGCAAGACCTTCGGAGAAGAAAACCAAGGCACTATAGACCTCAGCAAGAATCCTTACGACGGCCTCGATCCTCGATTTGCCCTTACAGTCGTAAAGAACGGCGACCAGTGGCCGAGCAACGGTTCACAGAAGAAGGTCATCGAAACCTTCACCGGCGGCTTCAATGCGGCTCCTAAGTACGGTGCTACTCCTACAGGTTATTATCTCAGGAAGTACGTGGACGGTTCCTGCGTGACAACCGCGGACAACCAGACTTCACGCCGTCACACGTGGATCATCTTCCGTCTTGCCGAGATATATCTCGACTATGCCGAGGCTGTATTCAACGCTACCGGAAGCGCAAATGACGATTCCTTCGGAATGACAGCCAACGAAGCTGTCAACGCACTTCGCAACCGTCCGAGCGTCCAGATGCCTGAATTCACCGAGGACGGAACTGCATGGGTTGAGCGCTACGAGCGCGAGCGTCTTGTAGAACTCGCATTCGAGAACCATCGTTTCTGGGATGTTCGCCGCTGGAAGAAGGCTGACGAGTATTTCAAGACCATCCAGGTTGCTTCTATCAGCAGTGATCTCAAGCTTACCAGAAAAACTGTTACCCGTAAATGGGATGACAAGTACTACTTCTATCCGATCCCTCAGACTGAAATTAAGAAGAACCCGAACCTCACCCAGAATGAAGGCTGGTAGTATTCTACTTATTTTAAAAGGATTTCAATTATGAAGAATGTATTTAAATATCTAGGAATATTTCTGACAGTAGCCCTTGCAGCCGGTTTCACGGCATGCGACCCTACCGAAGAAAACGAATCAGCTGAGGCCGGACTGAGCATCAAGGTGTTCTTCCCGACCAAAGTGATTGCCGGCCAGGAGGTGACTATCAATGGAACCGGTCTCAGCGATGTCACGGAAATCATATTCCCTGACAATGTTTCCGTCAAGGAGTTCACCCATGCCGGCGACGGAATGATAAGGGTAATCGCCCCTGCCGGCATCGCTGCCGAAGGAGGTAATATAATTGTCCGTACCGAAGATGACGAGGCTGTATCGAAACTGCCTCTGACTCTCGGAAAAGTCAACGTTACCGGTTACTCTAACCGTACCGGCGATACCATCGTCGGCGGCAGCCCGTTCACTATCTTTGGAAAGGACCTTGAGTTCCTCAAAAAGGTCGAGCTTCTCGACGAAGACGGAGAGCCTCTCCTGATTTCCGACCTGACTTTCGACCGTAAGAGTACGAACAGCGTATCTTTCACGATCCCGCAGAATATTTATACCGGCGATATCGAGGGTAAAGTATATGCCTGCGACGGATCTGTAATCACAATGCCTCTGTTGAGTTTTAAGCCAGCCCCTACAGGTCACTGGGAGACTGTCAAGACCTTGATCTGGAAGAACGACGGCACCCACGGCAACATCAACTGGAGCAGCGAGTACCGCTTTGCTCCTGAGAGCAATTCTACCGGCGAGGAAATCTATACCGTTCCTCAGGATATCTGGGACAAGATGAAAGAGACGACGTTCTACATGTCATTCGCCGAACCGGGCGCTCAGATCCGCGTAACTACCGGATGGTGGAGCACGACCTGGACAAAAGACGACATCTTCGTAGGAAACGAGCTTATCACAGACAACGGTGACGGAACCTACTCGCTTGCCGTAACGCTTGCTGGCAGTCCTATTCTGGATGTCCTGGATGCTCAGCATCTGCTCTTTACCGGTGGCGGATACACTCCTTTGGAGGTTTATTTCTCTGAGCAGGTTTGGGTTGAGAACGGCTCAGGACCTAAAGAGGTAGTTATCTGGGAGAACGATGGCTCTCACGGCAACATCAACTGGAGCAGCGAATACCGCTTTGCTCCTGAGAGCAATTCTACCGGCGAGGAGATCTATACCGTTCCTCAGGATATCTGGGACAACGTTATCAAGAAAGGTACCTTCTACATGCAGTTTGCAGAGCCGGGCGCTCAGGTCCGCGTAACTACCGGATGGTGGAGCACAACCTGGACAAAAGACGACATCTTCGTAGGAAACGAGCTGATTACCGAGAACGAGGACGGGACCTACTCGCTTGCCGTAAATCTTGCAGGCAGTCCTATTCTGGATGTCCTGGATGTTCAGCATCTGCTCTTTACCGGTGGCGGATACACTGTGATGAAACTCTATTACCTCGAGTAGTCTTATACTCTACTATACTGAAGCAGGCTGCCCGAAAAGGCAGCCTGCTTTTTTATCTTTTCCGCGATATCAACGGCTTACGGAAACTATCGTGCAGCCCCAGCCGCTGTGGGCTCCGTCAAGACCGGTTGAGATTTCTTCCTCCATCCCGTCATTCCTTATAAGGGCCATGCGCTTCACGGAAGCAGAGACATCGCTGCGGCAGGCCTGCAGGTTTATGTTCCAGAGGATGTCTCCGTCGAAACATGTCTTGTCGAAAAGGATTTCGCTGACAGCATTGCGGATTCGTGGATACTGGCCGTCCGGGGACGTCGTCTCGCCATGGAACTGGGCTTGAGTCTGCATCTTTATCTGGAAATCGCCTGGAGCCGGCGCTTCTGCAAGTTCAAGACGGAATCCCTTGTATTCTCTCATGTCGAGGCCATCTCCGAGATACAGGCAGTATTCTGACCATAGATTGTCGAAACGTACATTGATGGCAGAAGGGGTGAACCCGCTCTCAGGAAGAGAATAACCGTCGCCATACCACGCCTTCAGAGCCGCCTCGGCAAGATCCGGAAAGGTCCAGTTAAGGGTCATCCGGTCCAGTCCGTCCATGAAATTGACCCAGGCGAACAGGCCGATTCCGCGCTCGCGGGCGTTATGGACAAAGAATCGCATGTATTTCGCCTGCTCTGCCCGGTCCTCGATGCTGTGGCTGTCGCCGCCGCTAGGACCGAACTCCCCTATGACCACAGGGATTCCTTTGGATGTGAACCATTTTTCGAGCCGGCTGAACATGGCCAGATTCGTCTGTTCGCATGATGCCGTCCATTTGCCGTGGTCCGCGCCCCATAGCCATGGGTCGTAGGAATGGACCTCGACGATCAGATGGTCCTCGACGCTGTCCTTCGGGAGAGAAAAGCCCTCGAGTACGTCGTCAGGCGTTGGAGCCCATGATACCCCGCCGGAAGCGGCGGCATATGTGCTTATGATCAGGTTCCTGCCGACATTGTTGCCGCCGGTCGAGCGTACGGCCGTGACAAAGGTCGATGCGAGAGTGTCGATAGCATCATAGGCTTTCTTGTCGCGGGCGAAGTTCCAGCTGTTTTTCGAGTCCAGGATTTCATTCCAGCCTTCGAAGATCAGGCGGTCGCCGTATGAGGCGAAACGGACCGAGATCTGGCGCCAGAGAGTATCGAATTTCGGGAGGATCGAATCCATGTTTTCGAGGTCGGCATGCAGCCACTGAGAGCCCTCTCCGGTATCATGATGGACGTTAAGTATGCAGTAGAGATTCGCGTCGAGGACGTATCCGACGACTTCTTCGACCCGGTCCATCCACTGTATGTCGACGTTGCCGACTTCATCCATATGGTTGTACCACGTCACCGGGACTCGGATTGCGCCGAATCCGGCATCGGCCATGGCTCTTATCAGCTCGCGGGTCACACGCGGTTGTCCCCATGAAGTCTCGCTGTCCATTCCGTAAGAGGCCGTGGCATCGAGAGTGTTGACAATATTCCAGCCGAGCTTCATATTACGGACAGCATCGGAGGCTTTTTCATGATTATCTATAAACGGGGTATCTTTTTCGGGAGTAGAATTCTTCTTATCACATCCGGAAGCAAGTACGACGGCTGTGACTACGATGATGGTAAAGTAAAGAATCTTTACTCTGATACATGGTATAAGCATAACTCGTTAAGCTAAGTTAGATTGACAGGTACGGGGTAAAGATAGTAAAAAAACTCTTACCAGCGATATTACAGTTTCTTTCTGAGGCTCCAGCTGCCGATCGTCTTTCCGTTGTATCCGAATTCGCGCTCGTCGAAGACCTGGTATCCGCGTTTTGTGTAGAAATCCAGGTTGGCTCTGGAGTTGGTGAAGAAGACTATCTGGCTTCCGCCGCGTTCGCGTATATATTCCTCCCAGTATTCCAGAAACCGGGTTCCGATTCCAGTGCCTTGCGCCTCCGGGGCCACGGTCAGGGAGCTGGCATACCATATTCCGGCTCCCGTCTTCTGATAGTCATGGCAAGGCTTCCCGGCTGCTGCATCCATGGCCAGCCAGTCGTCAATGGTTTTCCGGTCGCCGGTTCCATAGACTTTGAGCCACCCGTGAAGAAGGTATCGCAGATCCGATGGTTTCCGGTAGGTCGGGGCGTCCAGCTGAGCTACGGCCACAAGACGCCCGTCCTGTCTGGCTACGAGGTAGTCGGCGACGCTGAAGTTGGTCTTGTATTCATGCCAGATTATGGAGAACAGTACACGATGCCGGCTCTCCGCTTCCGGGAACCAGTTTGTGAAATACTCGTAGTCATCGAACGCCCTTGCCGCGAGCTCCGCCGCCTGACGCACCTCTCCACGTCTCATCTTTCCGAATTCCACCTTCATCGCACTTTCTTTTTTCCTGACATTTTAATCACTTCGAATGGTTGTAAATATACTAACTATTTTTGTATATTTGCTTCAAGTCCAGTCATTTCAGGATGAGAAAAAGATATGAAGCAGGAGATTTCTTTCTGGCTCGTTACTACCGAGCACCTTGAGGACCGAATCTGGTTCAGGGATGAAGATGATTTTAAGATTGGAATGAATTACGTGGCCGTTCAGGTAGCTATAGGGCAGGTGTTGTTGCTGGCCTTCATTCTTATGTCTAATCACGTGCATTTTGTACTGCACGGTTACTACAAAGATGCCTTGGCTTTTGTCAACGGCTTCAAGATGCGTTTTGCCAAGTATTTACGTAACAAATACGGCGCGAAGGAATTTCTGCGTGACAACGGCGTCGATATCCGTGCTCTCCCTCCAGGAGAGGAGGCTGTCGAAAGAGCTATCGCATATGTACATATGAATAGTGTCGCAGCAAATATCTGTGCCTATGCCTCACAATACCCATGGGGAAGCGGTGACGTTCTGTTCAACCGGACAATCCAGAATGGTACTCGTGTGGACAAGATGTCGAAAAGGGAGCGTGAACGGATTTTGCACTGTTCTCTTGATATTCCGTCACATTGGATTCTCGAAAACGGATATATCCTCCCGTCTTCTTATCTGTCGGTTAAAAAAGCGGAAAGCATATTCAGGACGCCTAAAAGGATGAATTTCTTTCTTTCGTCGTCCTCTAAGGCACGCAAAATCAAATCCGTGGAAGATGGTATCCCCTCCT
This portion of the Bacteroidales bacterium WCE2008 genome encodes:
- a CDS encoding TonB-linked outer membrane protein, SusC/RagA family, with product MKLRNILIYSLLSFCAAPFAANAQIQLSDKEAQKVDLGYGVESSEFLTTAAAYTITAEELGRTSAISLADALYGKLLGLTAVQNTGFKGEEGKGASFSIRGAQTTGEKDILILVDGVERPIDRLTVEEVESVTVLRDAAAVALYGHEGINGVLLVKTKRGIAESGFKIKAGASHKIQFDPQTADMVSAYDYAKALNIARTNDGGAVAYNDAELQKFADGSDPFVYPDVNWKDVVFKNIAHETNGFVSMYGGSENVQYYSILDYTDARGLYKNPDLSEFNSQLKYSKMNIRTNVDFQVSSTTRVKTNILAVFMETNGVPGINSSDAWWHLYKVPALAFPIRTSNGVWGGSQTYGDFNLLAKESAGGAKTHQRQIWADVTLEQDLDFLLKGLKFYVGGSYDNASITDEYHTRGYQYGWNYYDSANAMQEVVMGTVKKDATFDYELSSHWRTGTVNGGFRYATRLDNGDNLSANANYNMKSEIRKGRSNTWYRENWNLAAHYDHANKFMADLVLSANGSNRSYPAKWAFSPTLGLGWIYANAPEAGFLNYGKLRLSGGIQHTDYVPENGLWLAAWDNSHGQFWYGQNFASSTGAFLTQFPTTDFNQEAAYKANLGTDLRIANVLDFTVDVFYQQRRNILVSAASLNSDVVGIQSSYDDKGRVASYGIETGLRYAKTFSNGLNLNFGGNFSFVKSEILEWIEAPAFPNLSRIGEPADASRGLVAIGFFQDQADIDNSPLQEFGQVKVGDIKYKDVNNDNVINENDFVAMDHGNAFPALNYAFSLGMEYKGFGINATFQGAGCQTKNLLDVDGVWGALSDNRNLSQEYYANCFDIAGANAKYPRLSTEKTANNTQQSTNWYRNVSWFKLRDCEVYYKLPKSFLNSVKVADAKVFVQGQNLLSFDNIPAMDAENLNTGYPVMKAINVGLSVVF
- a CDS encoding Aryl-phospho-beta-D-glucosidase BglC, GH1 family, which encodes MLIPCIRVKILYFTIIVVTAVVLASGCDKKNSTPEKDTPFIDNHEKASDAVRNMKLGWNIVNTLDATASYGMDSETSWGQPRVTRELIRAMADAGFGAIRVPVTWYNHMDEVGNVDIQWMDRVEEVVGYVLDANLYCILNVHHDTGEGSQWLHADLENMDSILPKFDTLWRQISVRFASYGDRLIFEGWNEILDSKNSWNFARDKKAYDAIDTLASTFVTAVRSTGGNNVGRNLIISTYAAASGGVSWAPTPDDVLEGFSLPKDSVEDHLIVEVHSYDPWLWGADHGKWTASCEQTNLAMFSRLEKWFTSKGIPVVIGEFGPSGGDSHSIEDRAEQAKYMRFFVHNARERGIGLFAWVNFMDGLDRMTLNWTFPDLAEAALKAWYGDGYSLPESGFTPSAINVRFDNLWSEYCLYLGDGLDMREYKGFRLELAEAPAPGDFQIKMQTQAQFHGETTSPDGQYPRIRNAVSEILFDKTCFDGDILWNINLQACRSDVSASVKRMALIRNDGMEEEISTGLDGAHSGWGCTIVSVSR
- a CDS encoding Starch-binding associating with outer membrane; this translates as MKLDKISLFILACVIPAACVDLDYTEENTRDEEWTYEYYENGIKNMVFDVYAQVYNTEFDDNSAYFLAGATDEAQYALETGAVNNYVNGGWSAANPYSRTWTKSYTAIADICMYLEKIEQTDISDWKYNSSYEIWIQQMELFPYELRFLRAYFYFELFKTYGDVPLVTTTLTNAQANNISRNKSEEIVDFIVNEIDAVAPHLPLTYAVIPGGEIGRATRIAALALKARTLLYAASPLYNKNNDTAKWAKAAEACKVILDNANAWGLKLSDYGALWGHDAFFNPEIIFGLGRGESNSFEMANYPVGVENGSSGNCPTQSFVDQYEYQSSGKTFGEENQGTIDLSKNPYDGLDPRFALTVVKNGDQWPSNGSQKKVIETFTGGFNAAPKYGATPTGYYLRKYVDGSCVTTADNQTSRRHTWIIFRLAEIYLDYAEAVFNATGSANDDSFGMTANEAVNALRNRPSVQMPEFTEDGTAWVERYERERLVELAFENHRFWDVRRWKKADEYFKTIQVASISSDLKLTRKTVTRKWDDKYYFYPIPQTEIKKNPNLTQNEGW
- a CDS encoding Acetyltransferase (GNAT) family protein, with protein sequence MKVEFGKMRRGEVRQAAELAARAFDDYEYFTNWFPEAESRHRVLFSIIWHEYKTNFSVADYLVARQDGRLVAVAQLDAPTYRKPSDLRYLLHGWLKVYGTGDRKTIDDWLAMDAAAGKPCHDYQKTGAGIWYASSLTVAPEAQGTGIGTRFLEYWEEYIRERGGSQIVFFTNSRANLDFYTKRGYQVFDEREFGYNGKTIGSWSLRKKL